Proteins from one Vulgatibacter sp. genomic window:
- a CDS encoding class I SAM-dependent methyltransferase, with product MGRRDVPVEADRWVFNRLAAAYRARPGYPAALIDRLVAAAGGGPVADLGAGTGHLALPLARAGLAVAAVEPARAMREALAAQAVGLEVEAVAAAAESTPLPAGHYGLVVVADALHWIDPERAGREAARLLRADGSAAVIEPVLDETPFLDELRALLARYNPKARARPAASRGRQLLALALPGAAPVEERFTQQVRLDAAGLEAVLRSLSFVGPALGPADLRRLLAEAADLAMLHGGAVWSRTIHLTGAGPGFAGGRALGAEAVER from the coding sequence GTGGGGCGCCGCGACGTGCCGGTGGAGGCCGACCGCTGGGTCTTCAACCGGCTCGCCGCTGCCTACCGGGCCCGCCCGGGCTATCCCGCCGCGTTGATCGACCGGCTCGTCGCCGCTGCCGGCGGCGGGCCCGTCGCCGATCTCGGCGCGGGCACCGGCCACCTCGCCCTGCCGCTGGCGCGGGCGGGGCTCGCCGTCGCCGCAGTGGAGCCGGCCCGGGCGATGCGCGAGGCCCTCGCCGCACAGGCGGTCGGCCTGGAGGTGGAGGCGGTCGCCGCCGCTGCGGAGTCGACGCCCCTTCCCGCCGGTCACTACGGCCTGGTGGTGGTGGCCGACGCGCTCCACTGGATCGATCCCGAGCGGGCGGGCAGGGAGGCGGCGCGGCTCCTGCGGGCGGACGGATCCGCCGCGGTGATCGAGCCGGTGCTCGACGAGACCCCCTTCCTCGACGAACTCCGGGCGCTCCTCGCCCGCTACAACCCGAAGGCCAGGGCCCGGCCCGCTGCCTCGCGGGGCAGGCAGCTCCTCGCGCTGGCGCTGCCCGGGGCGGCCCCGGTGGAGGAGCGTTTCACGCAGCAGGTGCGCCTCGACGCCGCCGGCCTCGAGGCGGTGCTCCGCTCGCTCTCCTTCGTGGGGCCCGCGCTGGGGCCCGCGGATCTGCGGCGCCTCCTCGCCGAGGCGGCGGACCTCGCGATGCTCCACGGCGGGGCGGTCTGGTCCCGGACGATCCACCTCACCGGCGCCGGGCCGGGCTTCGCCGGCGGAAGGGCATTGGGGGCCGAGGCGGTGGAGCGGTAG
- a CDS encoding gluconate 2-dehydrogenase subunit 3 family protein: MPISRRTILRYGLGGALLLAAGGTGLALQGSALRAPGRQLQVLDPRTYSILAAVADRIVPAGNGFPAATALAVPEKIDALLASGDPGVADEVKQVLLLLENALAGLVFDGRTRPFTKLSPPEQDEALRSWQHSGLSIRRTAFAALHGLCAAAYYASPEIHTLVGYPGPPDFGNVVRTVGGR, from the coding sequence ATGCCCATCTCCCGCCGCACCATCCTCCGTTACGGCCTCGGCGGCGCGCTGCTCCTCGCAGCGGGCGGAACGGGCCTCGCCCTGCAGGGCAGCGCGCTGCGTGCGCCCGGGCGGCAGCTGCAGGTGCTCGATCCGCGCACCTACTCGATCCTCGCTGCGGTGGCCGATCGGATCGTGCCGGCGGGCAACGGCTTTCCCGCTGCGACCGCGCTCGCCGTGCCGGAGAAGATCGACGCGCTGCTCGCCAGCGGCGATCCCGGCGTGGCCGACGAGGTGAAGCAGGTGCTCCTCCTGCTCGAGAACGCGCTCGCGGGCCTCGTCTTCGACGGAAGGACGCGCCCGTTCACGAAGCTCTCGCCGCCTGAGCAGGACGAGGCGCTCCGCTCCTGGCAGCACAGCGGCCTCTCGATCCGGCGCACCGCCTTCGCGGCGCTGCACGGACTCTGCGCCGCTGCCTACTACGCCTCGCCCGAGATCCACACGCTGGTCGGTTATCCGGGCCCGCCCGATTTCGGAAACGTCGTACGCACGGTGGGTGGCAGATGA
- a CDS encoding GMC family oxidoreductase: MIFRAADLTADVDVRCDVCVIGSGAGGAVLAAGLVERGLSVVMLEEGGHHTKSEFDMQEGTAYPMLYQDRGTRATADLAITILQGRAVGGSTVVNWTTCFRTPKRILDHWRSRHGIEGLDEASLAPHFDAVEERLHVHEWPEVLANANNRVLLDGCRKLGWEAGPLRRNVRGCANSGYCGMGCPIDAKQSMLVSYLPDAVAKGMALYSDTRAERIEVAGDRVVAVHGRVLDPRTNQPTARRVTVRPKVAVSSGGAINGPALLLRSGLDRNGRVGKRTFLHPVVAMAALFDEPVRAFYGAPQSIGSHHFIDRGEGRIGFFLEVPPIHPMIAATAFRSFGQDHQAFMAQLPHIGVLIALSVDGLLEGEEGGTVSLRGDGRVRVDYPVRGPLAESFRASCEAMARIQLAAGARRILSLHGAPVELRSEVDLPRLAAAPYGALEHAIFTAHQMGGCAMGADPATSVVDATLRHHHVPNLFVVDGSVFPTSLGVNPSESIYAIAHRAREHVAAAV, encoded by the coding sequence ATGATCTTCCGGGCTGCCGATCTCACGGCAGACGTCGACGTGCGCTGCGACGTCTGCGTGATCGGCTCCGGCGCCGGTGGCGCGGTGCTCGCCGCGGGGTTGGTCGAGCGCGGGCTCTCGGTGGTGATGCTCGAGGAGGGCGGCCACCACACGAAGAGCGAATTCGACATGCAGGAGGGCACGGCCTACCCGATGCTCTACCAGGACCGCGGCACCCGGGCGACCGCCGACCTGGCGATCACCATCCTGCAGGGCCGCGCGGTGGGCGGCAGCACCGTGGTCAACTGGACCACCTGCTTCCGCACGCCGAAGCGGATCCTCGATCATTGGCGGAGCCGCCACGGGATCGAGGGGCTCGACGAGGCCTCGCTCGCGCCGCATTTCGACGCGGTGGAGGAGCGGCTCCACGTCCACGAGTGGCCCGAGGTGCTGGCGAACGCCAACAACCGCGTGCTCCTCGACGGCTGCAGGAAGCTCGGCTGGGAGGCGGGGCCGCTGCGCCGCAACGTGCGCGGCTGCGCCAACAGCGGTTATTGCGGGATGGGCTGCCCCATCGACGCCAAGCAATCGATGCTGGTGAGCTACCTGCCCGACGCGGTGGCGAAGGGGATGGCGCTCTACAGCGACACCCGCGCCGAGCGGATCGAGGTCGCGGGCGATCGGGTGGTGGCGGTGCACGGCCGCGTGCTCGATCCGCGGACCAACCAGCCCACGGCGCGGCGGGTGACGGTGCGGCCGAAGGTGGCGGTCTCGAGCGGCGGCGCGATCAACGGGCCGGCGCTGCTCCTGCGCTCGGGGCTCGATCGCAACGGCAGGGTGGGCAAGCGCACCTTCCTCCACCCGGTGGTGGCGATGGCGGCGCTCTTCGACGAGCCGGTGCGGGCCTTCTACGGCGCGCCGCAGTCGATAGGCTCCCACCACTTCATCGACCGGGGCGAGGGTCGGATCGGCTTCTTCCTCGAGGTGCCGCCGATCCACCCGATGATCGCAGCCACCGCCTTCCGCTCCTTCGGGCAGGACCACCAGGCCTTCATGGCGCAGCTGCCCCACATCGGCGTGCTCATCGCGCTCTCGGTGGACGGCCTGCTCGAGGGGGAGGAGGGCGGCACCGTCTCCCTGCGCGGCGACGGCAGGGTGCGGGTCGACTATCCGGTGCGGGGGCCGCTGGCGGAGAGCTTCCGGGCCTCGTGCGAGGCGATGGCCCGGATCCAGCTGGCAGCGGGAGCGCGCCGCATCCTCTCGCTCCACGGGGCGCCGGTGGAGCTCCGCAGCGAGGTGGATCTGCCCCGGCTCGCAGCGGCGCCGTACGGTGCCCTCGAGCACGCGATCTTCACCGCCCACCAGATGGGCGGCTGCGCCATGGGCGCCGACCCGGCGACCAGCGTGGTGGACGCCACCCTGCGCCACCACCACGTTCCCAACCTCTTCGTGGTCGACGGCTCGGTCTTCCCCACCTCCCTCGGCGTCAACCCCAGTGAGAGCATCTACGCCATCGCCCACCGGGCGCGGGAGCACGTGGCAGCAGCGGTCTGA